One stretch of Trichomycterus rosablanca isolate fTriRos1 chromosome 3, fTriRos1.hap1, whole genome shotgun sequence DNA includes these proteins:
- the emg1 gene encoding ribosomal RNA small subunit methyltransferase NEP1, which produces MAAHTGGKRGLEHLDEYEPKAAKRPRNLHDKMMEKRLIVVLEGATLETVKVGKTFELLNCDQHKNLIVKSGRDPGNVRPDITHQSLLMLMDSPLNRAGLLQVYVHTEKNALIEINPQTRIPRTFPRFCGLMVQLLHKLSVRAADGPQRLLRMIKNPVSDHLPAGCPRFAMSFKAGDAVCPRSTVPGDGPAAVVIGAFAHGAVNVDYTESTVSISNYPLSAALACTKICSAFEEVWGVL; this is translated from the exons ATGGCGGCTCACACGGGAGGGAAACGTGGTCTCGAACATTTGGACGAATATGAACCGAAAGCAGCCAAACGGCCTCGAAATCTGCACGATAAAATGATGGAGAAGCGTCTCATCGTGGTGCTGGAGGGAGCGACGCTGGAGACGGTGAAG GTCGGTAAGACGTTCGAGCTGCTGAACTGCGACCAGCACAAGAACTTGATAGTGAAGAGTGGACGAGACCCCGGTAACGTCCGGCCAGACATCACCCATCAG TCCCTGCTCATGCTGATGGACAGTCCGTTAAACCGAGCTGGACTGCTGCAGGTCTACGTTCACACGGAGAAGAACGCTCTGATCGAGATCAACCCACAGACACGAATTCCACGCACATTCCCACGCTTCTGTGGATTAATGG TGCAGCTCCTGCATAAGCTGAGCGTGAGAGCGGCCGACGGTCCACAGCGCCTCCTGAGGATGATTAAGAACCCCGTATCGGACCACCTGCCCGCGGGCTGCCCGCGCTTCGCGATGTCCTTCAAGGCAGGAGACGCTGTCTGTCCCAGAAGCACGGTCCCGGGGGACGGCCCCGCCGCCGTGGTTATCGGAGCCTTCGCACACGGAGCG GTGAACGTGGACTACACAGAGAGCACCGTGTCCATCAGTAACTACCCCCTGTCTGCGGCCCTGGCGTGTACCAAGATCTGCTCTGCCTTCGAGGAGGTCTGGGGGGTGCTGTAA
- the kel gene encoding kell blood group glycoprotein yields MDESSSVQQDSFQLALQPVQSEESKPFSHQWPKVLWVLFVFSIIGAFIGLGFFFWHQASLNNQDPLPCLSSACLRVAERFSSVTDPFSRPCDYYLFSCGTETSYPSRGRHRGRVVSRDSSRRYEARPAERTDRDDPPDRLPDRLTALLRGMKEILESPMRNISNSSAKQKAQTFYRTCLDSDSERTDSAERFLTLIQQLGGWPVSPNWNQSDFNSTLALLMARYNTFPFFSVYVGPDQTGSQRYIQIDQPDFQFPIDWNSQTLRSKINLQSVRPFFSFCRQLLTLLNVSSSSTIQHCGLHVSLSSTLVTNTSTLQHRLHQNHLYQRVTVQELEVLAPSIDWLGCFQALFHPNPVSRSDVVLLQNRQYIVHMSRTITEWKRKYETICSYPLHTYMMLTLLQTLIPVMDSSFIQTMKNFSVAIDSENEEVSHWRHCVLQTVKGFDTLFHHLLKEEYETEQAEEMLRDIYSSFRTKLTSLKWRDKQTEDFVLNKVTFLTPRLSTHDQFLGQMRLDEHYAEVEMSEEDFFSNYLQLLVLQQRWRNRLFSPDPQPDVLSISPFISSNYLIIPVGMFVSPMFHSSYPRAVNYAMLGTLIAKDLLHLLLPDILSQSESPKLESACAWSHYLRATDGSSSLSLSQQQELWVHYSALQISLHSYNESLQRDSRDTSVSGLSHLHLFITSFTQASCSFDSESTLMPFRPSFLVTVLCSSAALCPKPLTCTDRSKSHRPPEC; encoded by the exons ATCCGCTCCCCTGCCTCTCCTCGGCGTGTTTAAGGGTAGCGGAGCGCTTCTCCTCAGTGACGGACCCTTTCTCCAGGCCCTGTGATTATTACCTGTTCAGCTGCGGGACTGAAACCTCGTACCCGAGCAGAGGGAGACATCGGGGCAGGGTCGTCTCCCGGGACTCCAGCAGGAGGTACGAAGCCAGGCCGGCAGAGAGGACGGACAGGGACGACCCTCCTGACCGGTTACCGGACAGACTGACCGCATTGCTCCGTGGAATGAAGGAGATCCTGG AGTCTCCAATGAGAAATATTTCCAACAGCAGTGCCAAGCAGAAAGCTCAGACGTTCTACCGAACCTGCCTGGACTCCGACTCCGAGAGGACGGACAGCGCGGAACGGTTCCTCACACTGATTCAGCAG TTGGGTGGCTGGCCTGTATCTCCCAACTGGAACCAGTCAGATTTTAACTCCACGCTGGCGCTTTTGATGGCGCGGTACAACACCTTCCCGTTCTTTAGTGTGTACGTGGGCCCTGACCAGACTGGGAGCCAGCGCTACATACAG ATCGATCAACCAGATTTTCAGTTCCCTATAGACTGGAACAGCCAAACACTCAGATCCAAAATTAATTTGCAG TCCGTGCGTCCGTTCTTCTCGTTCTGCCGGCAGCTCCTGACCCTGTTGAACGTTTCCTCCAGCAGCACCATCCAGCACTGCGGCCTGCACGTGTCTCTGAGTTCCACCCTGGTTACCAACACGTCAACGCTGCAGCACCGCCTCCACCAAAACCATCTGTACCAGAGAGTCACGGTGCAGGAGCTGGAG GTTCTGGCCCCCAGTATTGATTGGCTCGGCTGCTTTCAGGCTCTCTTTCACCCGAATCCTGTCAGTCGGTCCGATGTGGTTCTACTGCAGAACCGTCAATATATCGTTCACATGTCCCGGACCATCACTGAATGGAAACGTAAATATGAAACCATCTGCAG TTACCCTCTCCACACGTATATGATGCTGACGCTCCTGCAGACCCTCATTCCTGTCATGGACTCCAGCTTCATCCAGACCATGAAGAACTTCTCTGTAGCCATAGACAGTGAGAATGAG GAGGTTTCTCACTGGAGACACTGTGTTCTGCAGACTGTGAAAGGGTTCGACACGTTATTTCATCATCTGCTCAAGGAAGAATATGAAACAGAACAG GCTGAGGAGATGCTGCGTGATATTTACTCCTCCTTCAGGACTAAACTAACCAGCCTAAAGTGGAGGGATAAACAGACGGAGGATTTTGTCTTAAATAAG GTCACGTTTCTCACGCCGAGACTCTCCACTCACGACCAGTTCCTGGGTCAGATGAGACTGGACGAGCACTACGCAGAG GTGGAAATGAGTGAGGAGGACTTCTTCTCCAACTACCTGCAGCTGCTGGTTCTTCAGCAGAGGTGGAGGAACCGACTCTTTTCTCCTGATCCACAACCTGACGT ACTCTCCATCAGTCCGTTCATCAGCTCTAATTACCTGATCATTCCAGTAGGGATGTTTGTGTCACCCATGTTTCATTCCTCCTACCCAAG AGCCGTGAACTATGCGATGTTGGGAACCTTGATAGCGAAAGATCTTCTTCATCTGCTGCTCCCTGACA TCCTTTCTCAGTCGGAGAGTCCTAAGCTGGAGAGCGCCTGCGCCTGGTCGCACTACCTAAGAGCGACGGACGGGTCGTCGTCTCTGTCTCTGTCCCAGCAGCAGGAGTTGTGGGTTCACTACTCGGCTCTGCAGATCTCCCTGCAT TCGTACAATGAGAGTCTGCAAAGGGATTCGAGAGACACCTCAGTGTCGGGACTCTCTCACCTTCATCTGTTCATCACCTCCTTCACTCAG GCGAGCTGCAGCTTTGACTCGGAAAGTACCCTCATGCCCTTCAGACCCTCCTTCCTGGTGACCGTGCTGTGTTCCAGTGCTGCTCTCTGTCCCAAACCACTCACGTGTACTGACAGATCCAAGTCCCACCGTCCTCCAGAATGCTAG